In a genomic window of Lathamus discolor isolate bLatDis1 chromosome 4, bLatDis1.hap1, whole genome shotgun sequence:
- the ARHGAP31 gene encoding rho GTPase-activating protein 31: protein MKNKGAKQKLKRKGAASAFGCDLTEYLESSGQDVPYVLKSCAEFIETHGIVDGIYRLSGVTSNIQKLRQEFVSDQCPDLTREVYLQDIHCVGSLCKLYFRELPNPLLTYELYKKFTEAVSRFPEDEQLARIQNVIQELPPSHYRTLEYLIKHLTHLASFSNMTNMHTRNLALVWAPNLLRSKEIEAVGCNGDAAFLEVRVQQLVIEFILNHVDQIFSNNRKASSAENIESTSVAKSLTLPSASLPMKLVSLEEAQARSLSASHPARKERRENSLPEIVPVTGSLFHTVVDLPDSKRKLSTKSKKWKSIFNLGRSGSESKSKLSRNGSVFVRAQKLSEKATIRPAKSMDSLCSLPVEGEDEKSRFKRAVTTGGFFVPVMKIRTGGTGSSYDLSKENEWEREGSAMGARGSTELSGEKGPPRTPQAKSPPEQLKVFRATEDAENEQTSPKGGRMFYTCETSTKSGFPSSLFPLEASPRHQRKALNISEPFAVSVPLRVSAVISTNSTPCRVPTKEKLSLSSLEELSSLVAENTSPSVLEAGIHTRTEQVLERKERQTGTTLPVAASRGSLPEELVAARKPESLETPQPAAENEMLCGQSSTSSPSSPQQSSEQSPTSEQTPASEVHKGPLPADKAEQGQLKTKDVSSEGSCGQQEIKTAKTEEESCFRHVTEEDPANALLEPLWPEIQQELKIIEPEEELLLLPATVPKMGLISESSSSTQADSSSSGPGQSPALSEQKSASRTPQITTQVPLFGATSMEEEDSLHRGQSDVAAQQSCAAALPKLGTSSTGTATPKNHHAVVDSPSECLTPPLDWKLCGQSEFNEVAPSDGFSCSKGACPESRREKDSTCQLQREKDGLTRGQVQKEKPEIMTADERDTFCSKALSGAGIQELKEGNAVSRTHDAGDQDDEDTWTDNVQSLELVEPWEDHQWVTSPLHSPTFKDIQEKMIQEFHPQSQRAETGLSLRPRFSRSLSLDSKDTVMSLWTIPFSFIDATNQQQPCSDILPVTCELPKTQPISPPSSGKVKQGQNGTSPPEEPAKNDELRCPLTREEAPAEKEAPSRILLSQPEEKKVDVSKENPWNSKLELPLPYQNSSGSSSQAKNIEEKLSVSQDTALGGETVIKALSSATDSQLSGKGEETPRKVKTRPSSLNLDSLLPAPDFFTFESLSMPSAPGNLLCGQKEVKSSDSVPSLPTSCPAASKSVTWGSHFNAHVDLDLDYLAVAHATTGRRNSAPVSVSAVRTSFMIKMCQARAVPVIPPKIQYTQIPQPLQAQNAAPPAEKKEAEAKQAVRQTQRVAWSHLETPKSPLAEKKAKAEKENSDPAQKDSACPWHSSLGSPLEPSQSSQYPATDAPVLRRKRTSEGETAGDTPQSSKMERPSGFSKPSYRSRPGRPQSLILFSPPFPIMDHPSSSADSRVLLSPIRSPTQTTSSSPICGDLSEPSRTTPEGVTLRNKMTIPKNGQRLETSTSCFYQPQRRSVILDGRSVRQIE, encoded by the exons GGAAGCAGTATCCCGCTTCCCCGAGGACGAGCAGTTGGCACGAATTCAGAATGTCATCCAGGAGCTCCCACCATCGCATTACAG AACGCTGGAATACCTGATCAAGCACCTGACTCACCTGGCCTCCTTCAGCAACATGACCAACATGCATACCAGAAACCTGGCCTTGGTGTGGGCTCCCAATCTCCTCAG GTCAAAGGAGATTGAGGCAGTTGGCTGCAATGGGGATGCAGCTTTCCTGGAGGTGCGAGTGCAGCAGTTGGTGATTGAGTTCATCTTGAATCACGTGGATCAGATCTTCAGCAACAACAGGAAAGCCAGCTCAGCAGAGAACATTG AGAGCACATCAGTGGCGAAAAGCCTGACCCTCCCCTCGGCCTCCCTGCCCATGAAACTGGTGAGCCTGGAAGAAGCGCAGGCACGGAGCCTGTCTGCATCCCACCCTGCTcggaaggagaggagggagaacaGCTTGCCTGAAATTGTGCCTGTAACTGGGTCTCTCTTCCACACAGTTGTTGACCTCCCCGACAGCAA GAGAAAATTATCTACCAAGTCCAAGAAATGGAAGTCAATATTTAACTTGGGCCGTTCTGGCTCAGAATCAAAGTCTAAACTGAGTCGAAACGGGAGTGTCTTCGTAAGGGCACAGAAGCTTTCTG aaaaagcaACTATTCGGCCCGCGAAGAGCATGGACTCGCTGTGTTCCCTGCCAGTGGAAG GGGAGGATGAGAAGAGCAGATTCAAACGGGCAGTGACTACTGGAGGGTTTTTTGTTCCGGTGATGAAGATACGCACAGGAGGCACAGGCAGCTCGTATGACCTCAGCAAGGAGAATGAGTGGGAGCGGGAAGGATCTGCCATGGGGGCCAGAGGAAGCACAGAGCTGAGTGGGGAGAAAGGCCCCCCTCGGACACCACAGGCAAAGTCACCCCCTGAGCAGCTGAAGGTCTTCCGGGcaacagaagatgctgagaaCGAGCAGACTTCCCCCAAAGGTGGCCGCATGTTCTACACTTGTGAAACAAGCACCAAGTCGGGCTTCCCAAGCAGCCTCTTCCCCTTGGAAGCCTCCCCTCGCCACCAGAGGAAAGCCCTGAACATCTCAGAGCCTTTCGCTGTCTCTGTCCCTCTGCGGGTATCTGCAGTCATCAGCACCAACAGCACCCCGTGCCGTGTGCCCACCAAGGAGAAGCTTTCCCTCTCCAGCCTAGAGGAGCTGTCTTCCCTGGTGGCTGAGAACACGAGCCCCTCTGTCTTGGAAGCAGGGATCCACACGAGGACAGAGCAGGtgctggagaggaaggagagacagacGGGGACCACTCTGCCAGTGGCAGCATCCAGAG GCTCTCTCCCTGAGGAGCTGGTGGCAGCCAGGAAACCCGAGTCCTTAGAAActccacagccagcagcagaaaatgAGATGTTATGTGGgcaaagcagcaccagcagccccagcagcccccagcagtCCTCAGAGCAGAGTCCCACCTCAGAACAAACACCAGCCTCAGAGGTTCATAAGGGGCCGCTGCCTGCagacaaagcagagcaaggacAGCTCAAGACAAAGGATGTCTCCTCAGAAGGCAGCTGTGGTCAGCAGGAGATCAAGACAGCCAAGACAGAAGAAGAGTCATGCTTTAGACATGTG actgAGGAGGACCCTGCCAATGCCCTTCTAGAACCGCTGTGGCCAGAGATACAGCAGGAACTGAAAATCATTGAGCCTGAAGAGGAGCTCTTGCTCTTGCCAGCCACTGTCCCCAAGATGGGTCTGATTTCTGAATCTTCTTCTTCAACACAAGCAGATAGTTCTTCCTCTGGCCCAGGGCAGAGTCCAGCCCTGTCTGAGCAGAAATCTGCAAGCAGAACACCACAGATAACAACTCAGGTGCCTTTATTTGGTGCCACCAGCATGGAAGAAGAAGACAGCCTCCACAGGGGTCAGTCTGATGtggctgcacagcagagctgtgctgcagccctaCCCAAACTGGGTACTTCTTCAACTGGCACAGCCACTCCGAAGAACCACCACGCAGTGGTGGACAGCCCGAGTGAATGTCTCACTCCTCCTCTGGACTGGAAGCTCTGTGGTCAATCAGAATTTAATGAGGTTGCTCCAAGTGATGGATTTTCTTGTTCCAAAGGAGCATGTCCAGagtcaaggagagaaaaagatagCACTTGccagctgcagagggaaaaggaTGGTCTTACCAGAGGCCAGGTTCAGAAGGAGAAGCCTGAAATCATGACTGCTGATGAAAGGGACACATTCTGCTCCAAGGCACTGAGTGGAGCTGGAATCCAGGAGCTGAAGGAGGGCAATGCTGTTAGCAGAACCCATGATGCTGGTGACCAGGATGATGAGGATACCTGGACAGATAATGTGCAGAGCTTAGAACTTGTGGAGCCATGGGAGGATCACCAGTGGGTTACGAGCCCACTCCATTCCCCCACCTTTAAGGACATTCAGGAGAAGATGATACAGGAGTTTCATCCACAGAGCCAGAGAGCAGAGACAGGTCTTTCTCTTAGACCACGATTCAGTCGCAGCCTCTCCCTGGACAGTAAAGACACAGTGATGAGTCTGTGGACTATCCCGTTCTCTTTCATAGATGCCACTAACCAACAGCAGCCATGCAGTGACATTCTGCCAGTGACTTGTGAGCTGCCCAAGACACAACCCATCTCCCCGCCTAGTTCGGGCAAAGTTAAGCAAGGTCAGAATGGCACAAGTCCTCCAGAAGAACCTGCCAAAAATGATGAGCTGAGGTGCCCCCTCACCAGGGAGGAAGCACCAGCTGAGAAGGAAGCACCTTCCAGAATCCTTCTTTCACagccagaggaaaagaaagtggaTGTGAGCAAAGAAAACCCTTGGAACTCAAAGCTTGAACTGCCTTTACCATACCAAAATAGCTCAGGCAGCTCTTCACAGGCAAAGAACATAGAGGAGAAGTTGTCGGTGTCTCAGGACACTGCCCTGGGAGGAGAGACTGTTATCAAAGCATTGTCCTCTGCCACTGACTCACAGCTGAGTGGTAAAGGTGAAGAAACACCTCGTAAAGTGAAGACTCGGCCATCATCCCTCAACTTGGATTCACTCCTTCCAGCCCCAGATTTCTTCACATTCGAGAGCCTGTCCATGCCTTCTGCCCCTGGGAACCTCCTGTGTGGGCAGAAGGAAGTGAAAAGCAGTGATTCTGTCCCATCGCTGCCCacttcctgccctgctgccagtAAAAGCGTTACTTGGGGGTCTCATTTCAATGCCCATGTGGATCTAGACTTGGATTACCTAGCGGTAGCCCATGCCACCACTGGCCGTCGTAACTCTGCCCCTGTCAGCGTGTCGGCGGTCAGGACCTCCTTCATGATTAAGATGTGCCAGGCTAGAGCAGTGCCTGTGATACCGCCCAAGATCCAGTACACCCAGATCCCCCAGCCTCTGCAAGCTCAGAAcgctgctcctccagctgagaagaaggaagcagaagcCAAGCAGGCAGTCAGGCAGACTCAACGGGTGGCATGGAGCCACTTGGAGACCCCCAAGAGCCCTTTGGCAGAGAAGAAAgccaaagcagagaaagaaaacagtgaccCAGCTCAGAAGGACTCAGCCTGCCCTTGGCACAGCAGCCTCGGCTCTCCTCTGGAGCCATCTCAGTCCAGTCAGTACCCTGCTACGGACGCCCCTGTTCTGCGCCGAAAGCGCACCTCCGAGGGGGAAACAGCGGGAGATACCCCACAGTCCTCAAAGATGGAGAGGCCATCTGGGTTCTCCAAGCCTTCCTATAGGTCTAGGCCTGGGAGGCCACAGAGTCTGATTCTCTTCAGTCCCCCTTTCCCCATCATGGACCACCCCTCCTCTTCAGCAGACTCCAGGGTGTTGCTATCACCCATAAGGAGCCCTACGCAGACCACCTCTTCGAGCCCCATTTGTGGAGATCTGTCTGAGCCTTCGCGGACAACACCTGAGGGGGTGACGCTGCGGAACAAAATGACCATCCCCAAGAATGGCCAGAGACTGGAGACCTCCACCAGCTGCTTTTACCAGCCTCAGAGGCGCTCTGTGATTCTGGATGGACGAAGTGTGAGGCAGATCGAATAG